In one window of Lepidochelys kempii isolate rLepKem1 chromosome 27, rLepKem1.hap2, whole genome shotgun sequence DNA:
- the MAPT gene encoding microtubule-associated protein tau isoform X6, with the protein MRLRDNFCNRMAEPRQDFNMMEDHSMSQAKQIPSGYPLQIPVDDGSDEPISETSDAKSTPTMEDATAPLVEERAHEDRIAARQHEEIPEGTTARIDSKDKDGTDTEEKKPKTSTPSSAKPLKGRSSITPQRPSSVSTTPLKNPSSPAESSVPASTPKRVSSITSRPASTGTKETKPKGPEMKSGMKMAAPRSAAQTQKSPANATRIPAKTPTTPKTPPNAAGRKEQRKPPTTAAKSEKGEPAKSGDRSGYSSPGSPGTPGSRSRTPSLPTPPNREPKKVAVVRTPPKSPASAKSRLQTSTAPMPDLKNVRSKIGSTENLKHQPGGGKVQIVYKPVDLSHVTSKCGSLGNIHHKPGGGQVEVKSEKLDFKEKVQSKIGSLDNISHVPGGGNKKIESHKLTFRENAKAKTDHGAEIVYKSPTVSGDASPRRLSNVSSTGSINMVDSPQLATLADEVSASLAKQGL; encoded by the exons ATAACTTTTGCAACAGGATGGCTGAGCCACGTCAGGATTTCAATATGATGGAAGACCATTCGATGAGCCAAGCTAAGCAGATCCCGTCAG GCTATCCCCTGCAGATACCGGTTGATGATGGATCAGATGAACCCATTTCCGAGACCTCTGATGCTAAGAGCACTCCAACTATGGAAG ATGCCACGGCCCCGTTAGTGGAGGAGAGAGCACATGAGGATCGGATTGCAGCTCGGCAGCACGAGGAGATACCCGAGGGAACCACAG CTCGTATTGACAGTAAAGACAAAGATGGAACTGATACTGAAGAGAAAAAGCCTAAG ACATCCACACCTTCCTCTGCCAAACCCCTGAAAGGTAGATCCTCCATTACCCCCCAACGACCCTCCTCTGTTAGTACAACCCCTTTGAAAAACCCCTCCAGTCCTGCTGAGTCCTCAGTACCAGCTTCCACTCCTAAACGAGTCTCTTCTATCACATCCCGACCTGCCAGTACAGGAACAAAAGAAACCAAGCCAAAG GGTCCGGAGATGAAAAGCGGAATGAAGATGGCTGCTCCCAGGTCTGCAGCACAGACTCAAAAAAGCCCAGCCAACGCTACCCGGATCCCGGCAAAAACGCCCACGACCCCCAAGACGCCTCCCAATGCTG CTGGCAGGAAGGAGCAGAGAAAGCCGCCTACCACAGCAGCAAAATCTGAGAAAG GTGAACCAGCGAAGTCTGGAGACAGAAGTGGTTACAGCAGCCCTGGCTCACCCGGGACCCCCGGCAGCCGTTCCCGCACGCCCTCCCTGCCAACTCCCCCGAACCGGGAGCCCAAGAAGGTGGCAGTGGTTCGCACACCACCGAAATCCCCTGCTTCTGCCAAGAGCCGCCTGCAGACTTCTACTGCCCCCATGCCTGATCTGAAAAATGTCAGGTCCAAGATTGGTTCCACTGAAAACCTGAAGCACCAGCCAGGAGGTGGAAAG GTGCAAATTGTTTACAAGCCTGTAGACCTGAGCCATGTGACATCCAAATGTGGTTCCTTGGGCAACATTCATCATAAACCAG GTGGTGGCCAGGTGGAGGTGAAATCGGAGAAACTGGACTTCAAAGAGAAGGTGCAATCGAAAATTGGGTCGTTAGATAACATCAGCCATGTCCCTGGAGGAGGGAATAAAAAG ATCGAGTCTCACAAGCTGACCTTCCGCGAGAATGCCAAAGCCAAGACTGACCACGGAGCCGAAATAGTCTACAAGTCACCCACCGTCTCCGGAGATGCCTCCCCCCGTCGCCTTAGCAACGTCTCCTCCACCGGCAGTATCAACATGGTGGACTCCCCCCAGCTGGCCACGCTAGCTGACGAAGTGTCTGCTTCCCTGGCCAAGCAGGGCTTGTGA
- the MAPT gene encoding microtubule-associated protein tau isoform X1: protein MRLRDNFCNRMAEPRQDFNMMEDHSMSQAKQIPSGYPLQIPVDDGSDEPISETSDAKSTPTMEDATAPLVEERAHEDRIAARQHEEIPEGTTAEEAGVGATPNLEDQAAGDGAQEELSSPRLWESVEPGVQEPVASEIQPEKQAARIDSKDKDGTDTEEKKPKTSTPSSAKPLKGRSSITPQRPSSVSTTPLKNPSSPAESSVPASTPKRVSSITSRPASTGTKETKPKGPEMKSGMKMAAPRSAAQTQKSPANATRIPAKTPTTPKTPPNAAGRKEQRKPPTTAAKSEKGEPAKSGDRSGYSSPGSPGTPGSRSRTPSLPTPPNREPKKVAVVRTPPKSPASAKSRLQTSTAPMPDLKNVRSKIGSTENLKHQPGGGKVQIVYKPVDLSHVTSKCGSLGNIHHKPGGGQVEVKSEKLDFKEKVQSKIGSLDNISHVPGGGNKKIESHKLTFRENAKAKTDHGAEIVYKSPTVSGDASPRRLSNVSSTGSINMVDSPQLATLADEVSASLAKQGL from the exons ATAACTTTTGCAACAGGATGGCTGAGCCACGTCAGGATTTCAATATGATGGAAGACCATTCGATGAGCCAAGCTAAGCAGATCCCGTCAG GCTATCCCCTGCAGATACCGGTTGATGATGGATCAGATGAACCCATTTCCGAGACCTCTGATGCTAAGAGCACTCCAACTATGGAAG ATGCCACGGCCCCGTTAGTGGAGGAGAGAGCACATGAGGATCGGATTGCAGCTCGGCAGCACGAGGAGATACCCGAGGGAACCACAG CTGAGGAAGCAGGTGTGGGAGCTACTCCTAACCTTGAGGATCAAGCTGCAGGAGATGGTGCTCAAG AGGAGCTGAGCTCCCCAAGGCTGTGGGAGAGTGTGGAACCTGGAGTTCAGGAGCCTGTGGCAAGTGAGATTCAGCCAGAAAAACAAGCAG CTCGTATTGACAGTAAAGACAAAGATGGAACTGATACTGAAGAGAAAAAGCCTAAG ACATCCACACCTTCCTCTGCCAAACCCCTGAAAGGTAGATCCTCCATTACCCCCCAACGACCCTCCTCTGTTAGTACAACCCCTTTGAAAAACCCCTCCAGTCCTGCTGAGTCCTCAGTACCAGCTTCCACTCCTAAACGAGTCTCTTCTATCACATCCCGACCTGCCAGTACAGGAACAAAAGAAACCAAGCCAAAG GGTCCGGAGATGAAAAGCGGAATGAAGATGGCTGCTCCCAGGTCTGCAGCACAGACTCAAAAAAGCCCAGCCAACGCTACCCGGATCCCGGCAAAAACGCCCACGACCCCCAAGACGCCTCCCAATGCTG CTGGCAGGAAGGAGCAGAGAAAGCCGCCTACCACAGCAGCAAAATCTGAGAAAG GTGAACCAGCGAAGTCTGGAGACAGAAGTGGTTACAGCAGCCCTGGCTCACCCGGGACCCCCGGCAGCCGTTCCCGCACGCCCTCCCTGCCAACTCCCCCGAACCGGGAGCCCAAGAAGGTGGCAGTGGTTCGCACACCACCGAAATCCCCTGCTTCTGCCAAGAGCCGCCTGCAGACTTCTACTGCCCCCATGCCTGATCTGAAAAATGTCAGGTCCAAGATTGGTTCCACTGAAAACCTGAAGCACCAGCCAGGAGGTGGAAAG GTGCAAATTGTTTACAAGCCTGTAGACCTGAGCCATGTGACATCCAAATGTGGTTCCTTGGGCAACATTCATCATAAACCAG GTGGTGGCCAGGTGGAGGTGAAATCGGAGAAACTGGACTTCAAAGAGAAGGTGCAATCGAAAATTGGGTCGTTAGATAACATCAGCCATGTCCCTGGAGGAGGGAATAAAAAG ATCGAGTCTCACAAGCTGACCTTCCGCGAGAATGCCAAAGCCAAGACTGACCACGGAGCCGAAATAGTCTACAAGTCACCCACCGTCTCCGGAGATGCCTCCCCCCGTCGCCTTAGCAACGTCTCCTCCACCGGCAGTATCAACATGGTGGACTCCCCCCAGCTGGCCACGCTAGCTGACGAAGTGTCTGCTTCCCTGGCCAAGCAGGGCTTGTGA
- the MAPT gene encoding microtubule-associated protein tau isoform X3, which yields MAEPRQDFNMMEDHSMSQAKQIPSGYPLQIPVDDGSDEPISETSDAKSTPTMEDATAPLVEERAHEDRIAARQHEEIPEGTTAEEAGVGATPNLEDQAAGDGAQEELSSPRLWESVEPGVQEPVASEIQPEKQAARIDSKDKDGTDTEEKKPKTSTPSSAKPLKGRSSITPQRPSSVSTTPLKNPSSPAESSVPASTPKRVSSITSRPASTGTKETKPKGPEMKSGMKMAAPRSAAQTQKSPANATRIPAKTPTTPKTPPNAAGRKEQRKPPTTAAKSEKGEPAKSGDRSGYSSPGSPGTPGSRSRTPSLPTPPNREPKKVAVVRTPPKSPASAKSRLQTSTAPMPDLKNVRSKIGSTENLKHQPGGGKVQIVYKPVDLSHVTSKCGSLGNIHHKPGGGQVEVKSEKLDFKEKVQSKIGSLDNISHVPGGGNKKIESHKLTFRENAKAKTDHGAEIVYKSPTVSGDASPRRLSNVSSTGSINMVDSPQLATLADEVSASLAKQGL from the exons ATGGCTGAGCCACGTCAGGATTTCAATATGATGGAAGACCATTCGATGAGCCAAGCTAAGCAGATCCCGTCAG GCTATCCCCTGCAGATACCGGTTGATGATGGATCAGATGAACCCATTTCCGAGACCTCTGATGCTAAGAGCACTCCAACTATGGAAG ATGCCACGGCCCCGTTAGTGGAGGAGAGAGCACATGAGGATCGGATTGCAGCTCGGCAGCACGAGGAGATACCCGAGGGAACCACAG CTGAGGAAGCAGGTGTGGGAGCTACTCCTAACCTTGAGGATCAAGCTGCAGGAGATGGTGCTCAAG AGGAGCTGAGCTCCCCAAGGCTGTGGGAGAGTGTGGAACCTGGAGTTCAGGAGCCTGTGGCAAGTGAGATTCAGCCAGAAAAACAAGCAG CTCGTATTGACAGTAAAGACAAAGATGGAACTGATACTGAAGAGAAAAAGCCTAAG ACATCCACACCTTCCTCTGCCAAACCCCTGAAAGGTAGATCCTCCATTACCCCCCAACGACCCTCCTCTGTTAGTACAACCCCTTTGAAAAACCCCTCCAGTCCTGCTGAGTCCTCAGTACCAGCTTCCACTCCTAAACGAGTCTCTTCTATCACATCCCGACCTGCCAGTACAGGAACAAAAGAAACCAAGCCAAAG GGTCCGGAGATGAAAAGCGGAATGAAGATGGCTGCTCCCAGGTCTGCAGCACAGACTCAAAAAAGCCCAGCCAACGCTACCCGGATCCCGGCAAAAACGCCCACGACCCCCAAGACGCCTCCCAATGCTG CTGGCAGGAAGGAGCAGAGAAAGCCGCCTACCACAGCAGCAAAATCTGAGAAAG GTGAACCAGCGAAGTCTGGAGACAGAAGTGGTTACAGCAGCCCTGGCTCACCCGGGACCCCCGGCAGCCGTTCCCGCACGCCCTCCCTGCCAACTCCCCCGAACCGGGAGCCCAAGAAGGTGGCAGTGGTTCGCACACCACCGAAATCCCCTGCTTCTGCCAAGAGCCGCCTGCAGACTTCTACTGCCCCCATGCCTGATCTGAAAAATGTCAGGTCCAAGATTGGTTCCACTGAAAACCTGAAGCACCAGCCAGGAGGTGGAAAG GTGCAAATTGTTTACAAGCCTGTAGACCTGAGCCATGTGACATCCAAATGTGGTTCCTTGGGCAACATTCATCATAAACCAG GTGGTGGCCAGGTGGAGGTGAAATCGGAGAAACTGGACTTCAAAGAGAAGGTGCAATCGAAAATTGGGTCGTTAGATAACATCAGCCATGTCCCTGGAGGAGGGAATAAAAAG ATCGAGTCTCACAAGCTGACCTTCCGCGAGAATGCCAAAGCCAAGACTGACCACGGAGCCGAAATAGTCTACAAGTCACCCACCGTCTCCGGAGATGCCTCCCCCCGTCGCCTTAGCAACGTCTCCTCCACCGGCAGTATCAACATGGTGGACTCCCCCCAGCTGGCCACGCTAGCTGACGAAGTGTCTGCTTCCCTGGCCAAGCAGGGCTTGTGA
- the MAPT gene encoding microtubule-associated protein tau isoform X7, giving the protein MRLRDNFCNRMAEPRQDFNMMEDHSMSQAKQIPSGYPLQIPVDDGSDEPISETSDAKSTPTMEDATAPLVEERAHEDRIAARQHEEIPEGTTAEEAGVGATPNLEDQAAGDGAQEELSSPRLWESVEPGVQEPVASEIQPEKQAARIDSKDKDGTDTEEKKPKGPEMKSGMKMAAPRSAAQTQKSPANATRIPAKTPTTPKTPPNAAGRKEQRKPPTTAAKSEKGEPAKSGDRSGYSSPGSPGTPGSRSRTPSLPTPPNREPKKVAVVRTPPKSPASAKSRLQTSTAPMPDLKNVRSKIGSTENLKHQPGGGKVQIVYKPVDLSHVTSKCGSLGNIHHKPGGGQVEVKSEKLDFKEKVQSKIGSLDNISHVPGGGNKKIESHKLTFRENAKAKTDHGAEIVYKSPTVSGDASPRRLSNVSSTGSINMVDSPQLATLADEVSASLAKQGL; this is encoded by the exons ATAACTTTTGCAACAGGATGGCTGAGCCACGTCAGGATTTCAATATGATGGAAGACCATTCGATGAGCCAAGCTAAGCAGATCCCGTCAG GCTATCCCCTGCAGATACCGGTTGATGATGGATCAGATGAACCCATTTCCGAGACCTCTGATGCTAAGAGCACTCCAACTATGGAAG ATGCCACGGCCCCGTTAGTGGAGGAGAGAGCACATGAGGATCGGATTGCAGCTCGGCAGCACGAGGAGATACCCGAGGGAACCACAG CTGAGGAAGCAGGTGTGGGAGCTACTCCTAACCTTGAGGATCAAGCTGCAGGAGATGGTGCTCAAG AGGAGCTGAGCTCCCCAAGGCTGTGGGAGAGTGTGGAACCTGGAGTTCAGGAGCCTGTGGCAAGTGAGATTCAGCCAGAAAAACAAGCAG CTCGTATTGACAGTAAAGACAAAGATGGAACTGATACTGAAGAGAAAAAGCCTAAG GGTCCGGAGATGAAAAGCGGAATGAAGATGGCTGCTCCCAGGTCTGCAGCACAGACTCAAAAAAGCCCAGCCAACGCTACCCGGATCCCGGCAAAAACGCCCACGACCCCCAAGACGCCTCCCAATGCTG CTGGCAGGAAGGAGCAGAGAAAGCCGCCTACCACAGCAGCAAAATCTGAGAAAG GTGAACCAGCGAAGTCTGGAGACAGAAGTGGTTACAGCAGCCCTGGCTCACCCGGGACCCCCGGCAGCCGTTCCCGCACGCCCTCCCTGCCAACTCCCCCGAACCGGGAGCCCAAGAAGGTGGCAGTGGTTCGCACACCACCGAAATCCCCTGCTTCTGCCAAGAGCCGCCTGCAGACTTCTACTGCCCCCATGCCTGATCTGAAAAATGTCAGGTCCAAGATTGGTTCCACTGAAAACCTGAAGCACCAGCCAGGAGGTGGAAAG GTGCAAATTGTTTACAAGCCTGTAGACCTGAGCCATGTGACATCCAAATGTGGTTCCTTGGGCAACATTCATCATAAACCAG GTGGTGGCCAGGTGGAGGTGAAATCGGAGAAACTGGACTTCAAAGAGAAGGTGCAATCGAAAATTGGGTCGTTAGATAACATCAGCCATGTCCCTGGAGGAGGGAATAAAAAG ATCGAGTCTCACAAGCTGACCTTCCGCGAGAATGCCAAAGCCAAGACTGACCACGGAGCCGAAATAGTCTACAAGTCACCCACCGTCTCCGGAGATGCCTCCCCCCGTCGCCTTAGCAACGTCTCCTCCACCGGCAGTATCAACATGGTGGACTCCCCCCAGCTGGCCACGCTAGCTGACGAAGTGTCTGCTTCCCTGGCCAAGCAGGGCTTGTGA
- the MAPT gene encoding microtubule-associated protein tau isoform X5 produces MRLRDNFCNRMAEPRQDFNMMEDHSMSQAKQIPSGYPLQIPVDDGSDEPISETSDAKSTPTMEDATAPLVEERAHEDRIAARQHEEIPEGTTAEEAGVGATPNLEDQAAGDGAQARIDSKDKDGTDTEEKKPKTSTPSSAKPLKGRSSITPQRPSSVSTTPLKNPSSPAESSVPASTPKRVSSITSRPASTGTKETKPKGPEMKSGMKMAAPRSAAQTQKSPANATRIPAKTPTTPKTPPNAAGRKEQRKPPTTAAKSEKGEPAKSGDRSGYSSPGSPGTPGSRSRTPSLPTPPNREPKKVAVVRTPPKSPASAKSRLQTSTAPMPDLKNVRSKIGSTENLKHQPGGGKVQIVYKPVDLSHVTSKCGSLGNIHHKPGGGQVEVKSEKLDFKEKVQSKIGSLDNISHVPGGGNKKIESHKLTFRENAKAKTDHGAEIVYKSPTVSGDASPRRLSNVSSTGSINMVDSPQLATLADEVSASLAKQGL; encoded by the exons ATAACTTTTGCAACAGGATGGCTGAGCCACGTCAGGATTTCAATATGATGGAAGACCATTCGATGAGCCAAGCTAAGCAGATCCCGTCAG GCTATCCCCTGCAGATACCGGTTGATGATGGATCAGATGAACCCATTTCCGAGACCTCTGATGCTAAGAGCACTCCAACTATGGAAG ATGCCACGGCCCCGTTAGTGGAGGAGAGAGCACATGAGGATCGGATTGCAGCTCGGCAGCACGAGGAGATACCCGAGGGAACCACAG CTGAGGAAGCAGGTGTGGGAGCTACTCCTAACCTTGAGGATCAAGCTGCAGGAGATGGTGCTCAAG CTCGTATTGACAGTAAAGACAAAGATGGAACTGATACTGAAGAGAAAAAGCCTAAG ACATCCACACCTTCCTCTGCCAAACCCCTGAAAGGTAGATCCTCCATTACCCCCCAACGACCCTCCTCTGTTAGTACAACCCCTTTGAAAAACCCCTCCAGTCCTGCTGAGTCCTCAGTACCAGCTTCCACTCCTAAACGAGTCTCTTCTATCACATCCCGACCTGCCAGTACAGGAACAAAAGAAACCAAGCCAAAG GGTCCGGAGATGAAAAGCGGAATGAAGATGGCTGCTCCCAGGTCTGCAGCACAGACTCAAAAAAGCCCAGCCAACGCTACCCGGATCCCGGCAAAAACGCCCACGACCCCCAAGACGCCTCCCAATGCTG CTGGCAGGAAGGAGCAGAGAAAGCCGCCTACCACAGCAGCAAAATCTGAGAAAG GTGAACCAGCGAAGTCTGGAGACAGAAGTGGTTACAGCAGCCCTGGCTCACCCGGGACCCCCGGCAGCCGTTCCCGCACGCCCTCCCTGCCAACTCCCCCGAACCGGGAGCCCAAGAAGGTGGCAGTGGTTCGCACACCACCGAAATCCCCTGCTTCTGCCAAGAGCCGCCTGCAGACTTCTACTGCCCCCATGCCTGATCTGAAAAATGTCAGGTCCAAGATTGGTTCCACTGAAAACCTGAAGCACCAGCCAGGAGGTGGAAAG GTGCAAATTGTTTACAAGCCTGTAGACCTGAGCCATGTGACATCCAAATGTGGTTCCTTGGGCAACATTCATCATAAACCAG GTGGTGGCCAGGTGGAGGTGAAATCGGAGAAACTGGACTTCAAAGAGAAGGTGCAATCGAAAATTGGGTCGTTAGATAACATCAGCCATGTCCCTGGAGGAGGGAATAAAAAG ATCGAGTCTCACAAGCTGACCTTCCGCGAGAATGCCAAAGCCAAGACTGACCACGGAGCCGAAATAGTCTACAAGTCACCCACCGTCTCCGGAGATGCCTCCCCCCGTCGCCTTAGCAACGTCTCCTCCACCGGCAGTATCAACATGGTGGACTCCCCCCAGCTGGCCACGCTAGCTGACGAAGTGTCTGCTTCCCTGGCCAAGCAGGGCTTGTGA
- the MAPT gene encoding microtubule-associated protein tau isoform X9: protein MRLRDNFCNRMAEPRQDFNMMEDHSMSQAKQIPSGYPLQIPVDDGSDEPISETSDAKSTPTMEDATAPLVEERAHEDRIAARQHEEIPEGTTARIDSKDKDGTDTEEKKPKGPEMKSGMKMAAPRSAAQTQKSPANATRIPAKTPTTPKTPPNAAGRKEQRKPPTTAAKSEKGEPAKSGDRSGYSSPGSPGTPGSRSRTPSLPTPPNREPKKVAVVRTPPKSPASAKSRLQTSTAPMPDLKNVRSKIGSTENLKHQPGGGKVQIVYKPVDLSHVTSKCGSLGNIHHKPGGGQVEVKSEKLDFKEKVQSKIGSLDNISHVPGGGNKKIESHKLTFRENAKAKTDHGAEIVYKSPTVSGDASPRRLSNVSSTGSINMVDSPQLATLADEVSASLAKQGL from the exons ATAACTTTTGCAACAGGATGGCTGAGCCACGTCAGGATTTCAATATGATGGAAGACCATTCGATGAGCCAAGCTAAGCAGATCCCGTCAG GCTATCCCCTGCAGATACCGGTTGATGATGGATCAGATGAACCCATTTCCGAGACCTCTGATGCTAAGAGCACTCCAACTATGGAAG ATGCCACGGCCCCGTTAGTGGAGGAGAGAGCACATGAGGATCGGATTGCAGCTCGGCAGCACGAGGAGATACCCGAGGGAACCACAG CTCGTATTGACAGTAAAGACAAAGATGGAACTGATACTGAAGAGAAAAAGCCTAAG GGTCCGGAGATGAAAAGCGGAATGAAGATGGCTGCTCCCAGGTCTGCAGCACAGACTCAAAAAAGCCCAGCCAACGCTACCCGGATCCCGGCAAAAACGCCCACGACCCCCAAGACGCCTCCCAATGCTG CTGGCAGGAAGGAGCAGAGAAAGCCGCCTACCACAGCAGCAAAATCTGAGAAAG GTGAACCAGCGAAGTCTGGAGACAGAAGTGGTTACAGCAGCCCTGGCTCACCCGGGACCCCCGGCAGCCGTTCCCGCACGCCCTCCCTGCCAACTCCCCCGAACCGGGAGCCCAAGAAGGTGGCAGTGGTTCGCACACCACCGAAATCCCCTGCTTCTGCCAAGAGCCGCCTGCAGACTTCTACTGCCCCCATGCCTGATCTGAAAAATGTCAGGTCCAAGATTGGTTCCACTGAAAACCTGAAGCACCAGCCAGGAGGTGGAAAG GTGCAAATTGTTTACAAGCCTGTAGACCTGAGCCATGTGACATCCAAATGTGGTTCCTTGGGCAACATTCATCATAAACCAG GTGGTGGCCAGGTGGAGGTGAAATCGGAGAAACTGGACTTCAAAGAGAAGGTGCAATCGAAAATTGGGTCGTTAGATAACATCAGCCATGTCCCTGGAGGAGGGAATAAAAAG ATCGAGTCTCACAAGCTGACCTTCCGCGAGAATGCCAAAGCCAAGACTGACCACGGAGCCGAAATAGTCTACAAGTCACCCACCGTCTCCGGAGATGCCTCCCCCCGTCGCCTTAGCAACGTCTCCTCCACCGGCAGTATCAACATGGTGGACTCCCCCCAGCTGGCCACGCTAGCTGACGAAGTGTCTGCTTCCCTGGCCAAGCAGGGCTTGTGA
- the MAPT gene encoding microtubule-associated protein tau isoform X4 — protein sequence MRLRDNFCNRMAEPRQDFNMMEDHSMSQAKQIPSGYPLQIPVDDGSDEPISETSDAKSTPTMEDATAPLVEERAHEDRIAARQHEEIPEGTTEELSSPRLWESVEPGVQEPVASEIQPEKQAARIDSKDKDGTDTEEKKPKTSTPSSAKPLKGRSSITPQRPSSVSTTPLKNPSSPAESSVPASTPKRVSSITSRPASTGTKETKPKGPEMKSGMKMAAPRSAAQTQKSPANATRIPAKTPTTPKTPPNAAGRKEQRKPPTTAAKSEKGEPAKSGDRSGYSSPGSPGTPGSRSRTPSLPTPPNREPKKVAVVRTPPKSPASAKSRLQTSTAPMPDLKNVRSKIGSTENLKHQPGGGKVQIVYKPVDLSHVTSKCGSLGNIHHKPGGGQVEVKSEKLDFKEKVQSKIGSLDNISHVPGGGNKKIESHKLTFRENAKAKTDHGAEIVYKSPTVSGDASPRRLSNVSSTGSINMVDSPQLATLADEVSASLAKQGL from the exons ATAACTTTTGCAACAGGATGGCTGAGCCACGTCAGGATTTCAATATGATGGAAGACCATTCGATGAGCCAAGCTAAGCAGATCCCGTCAG GCTATCCCCTGCAGATACCGGTTGATGATGGATCAGATGAACCCATTTCCGAGACCTCTGATGCTAAGAGCACTCCAACTATGGAAG ATGCCACGGCCCCGTTAGTGGAGGAGAGAGCACATGAGGATCGGATTGCAGCTCGGCAGCACGAGGAGATACCCGAGGGAACCACAG AGGAGCTGAGCTCCCCAAGGCTGTGGGAGAGTGTGGAACCTGGAGTTCAGGAGCCTGTGGCAAGTGAGATTCAGCCAGAAAAACAAGCAG CTCGTATTGACAGTAAAGACAAAGATGGAACTGATACTGAAGAGAAAAAGCCTAAG ACATCCACACCTTCCTCTGCCAAACCCCTGAAAGGTAGATCCTCCATTACCCCCCAACGACCCTCCTCTGTTAGTACAACCCCTTTGAAAAACCCCTCCAGTCCTGCTGAGTCCTCAGTACCAGCTTCCACTCCTAAACGAGTCTCTTCTATCACATCCCGACCTGCCAGTACAGGAACAAAAGAAACCAAGCCAAAG GGTCCGGAGATGAAAAGCGGAATGAAGATGGCTGCTCCCAGGTCTGCAGCACAGACTCAAAAAAGCCCAGCCAACGCTACCCGGATCCCGGCAAAAACGCCCACGACCCCCAAGACGCCTCCCAATGCTG CTGGCAGGAAGGAGCAGAGAAAGCCGCCTACCACAGCAGCAAAATCTGAGAAAG GTGAACCAGCGAAGTCTGGAGACAGAAGTGGTTACAGCAGCCCTGGCTCACCCGGGACCCCCGGCAGCCGTTCCCGCACGCCCTCCCTGCCAACTCCCCCGAACCGGGAGCCCAAGAAGGTGGCAGTGGTTCGCACACCACCGAAATCCCCTGCTTCTGCCAAGAGCCGCCTGCAGACTTCTACTGCCCCCATGCCTGATCTGAAAAATGTCAGGTCCAAGATTGGTTCCACTGAAAACCTGAAGCACCAGCCAGGAGGTGGAAAG GTGCAAATTGTTTACAAGCCTGTAGACCTGAGCCATGTGACATCCAAATGTGGTTCCTTGGGCAACATTCATCATAAACCAG GTGGTGGCCAGGTGGAGGTGAAATCGGAGAAACTGGACTTCAAAGAGAAGGTGCAATCGAAAATTGGGTCGTTAGATAACATCAGCCATGTCCCTGGAGGAGGGAATAAAAAG ATCGAGTCTCACAAGCTGACCTTCCGCGAGAATGCCAAAGCCAAGACTGACCACGGAGCCGAAATAGTCTACAAGTCACCCACCGTCTCCGGAGATGCCTCCCCCCGTCGCCTTAGCAACGTCTCCTCCACCGGCAGTATCAACATGGTGGACTCCCCCCAGCTGGCCACGCTAGCTGACGAAGTGTCTGCTTCCCTGGCCAAGCAGGGCTTGTGA